A region of Sulfurimonas sp. DNA encodes the following proteins:
- the cas9 gene encoding type II CRISPR RNA-guided endonuclease Cas9 (Cas9, originally named Csn1, is the large, multifunctional signature protein of type II CRISPR/Cas systems. It is well known even to general audiences because its RNA-guided endonuclease activity has made it a popular tool for custom editing of eukaryotic genomes.): MFRGFNYKDIAFEQRPLKSVADMVAYCPFEVDEKRASKSSYTFEYFRALQKLKNLRLLTNDKEVLFSKEQVNQAIYEAKNKPTPRTYKQIRKLFSIDESIKFKGLVYYDHKTGETAKKDPESEKLIDFTAYQKIKKVIQKSDNLYWQKIENDSDILDALATVLTTEKNDKESRKQFQEIVESKKACEALLSLSFSKFGHLSNTAIKKIIPFLEDGLDYDVACTEAKYDFKAIFQGDKTLHLPPLTKQENLEMTNPVVKRAIAQMRLVYNAIARKYGSIDAVHVEFTRDIKNSHDDRRKIEKAQGEFRDTKEKAREQAIDKLGKEPNAKELLKFRLWEEQNGYCIYSGDYINPHMLADSYATEVDHILPYSRSLDDSLNNKVLCFTKENQDKGNKTPYEYIDSDKWDIFVGRIEGLKNLKYAKKNRLIKTNFDESSAKDFRERNKVDTSYISKFVKNYIESHVEFKDSKMKRHVFTMNGMLTSQLRYKWGVGDKNRDNHLHHAEDAIILAFSTQSMVKALSTVSARKETEGFKYKSKEEKSKFLRFTTPLDEFHKKVKESLEDIFVSHMPRRKIGGAAHKATIYSDKTLSMKKENGKVDVLKGGSIKNNVKLKHGIALNDGMPRVDLFQNKKTKKYYLVPIYVSDFVKDKLPNKAIVAHNKPWIEMDEEYEFKFSFYKRDLIEVKTKKTATKESIQLLGYYDSTHSGTANLKIKAHDGANEYSLGSQNLVFIKKYQVDALGNYIEVKNEKRQGTIKEGRLKRKK, from the coding sequence TTGTTCAGAGGGTTCAATTATAAAGATATAGCATTTGAACAACGACCTTTAAAATCAGTAGCTGATATGGTTGCATATTGTCCATTTGAAGTTGATGAAAAAAGAGCATCAAAAAGTTCTTACACATTTGAGTATTTTAGAGCCTTGCAAAAACTAAAAAATCTTCGTTTATTAACTAATGACAAAGAAGTTTTATTTTCTAAAGAACAAGTAAATCAAGCTATATATGAAGCAAAAAATAAACCAACACCAAGAACATATAAACAGATTAGAAAACTTTTTAGTATAGATGAAAGTATTAAGTTTAAAGGTTTAGTTTATTATGACCATAAAACGGGAGAAACTGCAAAAAAAGACCCTGAAAGTGAAAAATTAATCGATTTTACTGCATATCAAAAAATAAAAAAAGTTATTCAAAAATCAGATAATCTTTATTGGCAAAAGATAGAAAATGATAGTGACATACTAGATGCGCTAGCTACAGTTTTAACTACTGAAAAAAATGATAAAGAATCTAGGAAACAATTTCAAGAGATTGTTGAGAGTAAAAAAGCTTGTGAAGCTTTACTCTCTTTGTCTTTTTCAAAGTTCGGGCATCTAAGCAATACCGCTATAAAAAAAATAATTCCATTTTTAGAAGATGGACTTGATTATGATGTGGCTTGTACGGAAGCTAAATATGATTTTAAGGCTATTTTTCAAGGGGATAAAACTTTACATTTACCACCGCTTACTAAACAAGAAAATCTAGAAATGACAAATCCAGTTGTAAAAAGAGCAATAGCTCAGATGCGTCTTGTTTATAACGCTATAGCTAGAAAATATGGAAGTATAGATGCTGTGCATGTAGAGTTTACTAGAGATATAAAAAACTCGCATGATGATAGACGAAAGATAGAAAAAGCTCAGGGAGAATTTAGAGATACAAAAGAAAAGGCACGAGAACAAGCTATAGATAAATTGGGTAAAGAACCAAATGCGAAAGAGCTTCTTAAGTTTAGACTTTGGGAAGAACAAAATGGATATTGTATATATAGCGGGGATTATATAAACCCTCATATGTTAGCTGACTCGTATGCTACAGAAGTTGACCATATACTTCCATATAGTCGTTCTCTTGATGATAGTTTAAATAACAAAGTATTGTGTTTCACAAAGGAGAACCAAGATAAGGGAAATAAAACTCCCTATGAGTATATAGATTCAGATAAATGGGATATATTTGTTGGAAGAATTGAAGGTTTGAAAAATCTTAAATATGCTAAAAAAAATAGACTGATAAAAACTAATTTTGATGAAAGTAGTGCAAAAGATTTTAGAGAAAGAAATAAGGTGGATACCTCTTATATATCTAAGTTTGTTAAAAATTACATAGAATCACATGTAGAGTTTAAAGACTCAAAAATGAAACGACATGTATTTACAATGAATGGGATGCTGACTTCACAACTTCGTTATAAATGGGGAGTAGGAGATAAAAATAGAGACAATCATTTGCATCATGCAGAAGATGCAATCATACTTGCATTTTCAACACAGTCTATGGTTAAAGCATTGTCTACAGTTTCTGCAAGAAAAGAAACAGAAGGTTTTAAATATAAGTCAAAAGAAGAAAAATCAAAATTTTTAAGATTTACAACTCCTTTAGATGAGTTTCATAAAAAAGTAAAAGAGAGTTTAGAAGATATATTTGTTTCTCATATGCCAAGGAGGAAGATTGGTGGGGCAGCTCATAAGGCTACTATATATAGTGATAAAACTTTAAGCATGAAAAAAGAAAATGGAAAAGTAGATGTTTTAAAAGGCGGTAGTATTAAAAACAATGTAAAACTCAAACATGGAATAGCTTTAAATGATGGTATGCCTAGAGTGGACTTATTTCAAAACAAAAAAACAAAAAAATATTATCTTGTTCCTATTTATGTGAGTGATTTTGTAAAAGATAAGTTGCCAAATAAGGCGATAGTAGCGCATAACAAACCATGGATAGAAATGGATGAAGAGTATGAGTTTAAGTTTTCTTTTTATAAAAGGGATTTGATAGAGGTGAAGACTAAAAAAACAGCTACTAAAGAGTCAATTCAACTGTTGGGGTATTATGATAGCACACATAGTGGGACTGCTAATTTGAAGATAAAAGCTCATGATGGAGCGAATGAGTATAGTTTAGGCTCTCAAAATTTAGTATTTATAAAAAAATACCAAGTAGATGCTTTAGGGAACTATATAGAAGTGAAAAATGAAAAAAGACAAGGAACTAT
- the cas9 gene encoding type II CRISPR RNA-guided endonuclease Cas9 (Cas9, originally named Csn1, is the large, multifunctional signature protein of type II CRISPR/Cas systems. It is well known even to general audiences because its RNA-guided endonuclease activity has made it a popular tool for custom editing of eukaryotic genomes.) has product MEKVILGLDLGITSIGWALVNTNDENPDKNEIIDSGVRIFTIAEHPKDGKSLALPRREARGARRTIKRKAQKLRAIKRLLLKRKIITQNEIDNLFIGNKGQKDVWDLRRDALYRELDVKELSRIMIHLAKHRGYFSNRKSEEPSDNEGKAVLSGIGHNKDILENSKYLTVGEYISTKVKKRNGKDTEGKLNYENSVSRAMLIDEINIIFSKQQEFGSKLVSDELLHN; this is encoded by the coding sequence ATGGAAAAAGTAATTTTAGGATTGGATTTAGGAATAACTTCTATTGGTTGGGCTTTAGTTAATACAAATGATGAAAATCCAGATAAAAATGAAATCATTGATAGCGGTGTGCGCATATTTACTATTGCGGAGCACCCAAAAGATGGAAAATCTTTAGCACTTCCAAGGCGTGAAGCTAGAGGTGCAAGGCGGACTATAAAAAGAAAGGCTCAAAAACTTCGAGCTATCAAAAGACTACTCCTAAAACGTAAAATAATTACTCAAAATGAAATAGATAATCTTTTCATTGGAAATAAAGGTCAAAAAGATGTTTGGGATTTAAGAAGAGATGCCCTTTACAGAGAGCTAGATGTAAAAGAACTTTCTCGAATTATGATACATCTTGCAAAGCATAGAGGATATTTTTCAAATCGTAAAAGTGAAGAGCCTAGCGATAATGAAGGAAAAGCTGTTTTATCAGGAATAGGTCATAACAAAGATATTTTAGAAAATTCAAAATATTTGACAGTAGGTGAATATATATCAACAAAAGTTAAAAAACGAAATGGTAAAGATACTGAAGGCAAATTAAATTATGAAAATTCTGTATCAAGAGCAATGCTTATAGATGAGATTAATATTATCTTCTCAAAGCAACAAGAATTTGGAAGTAAGTTAGTAAGCGATGAACTTTTACATAATTGA
- a CDS encoding IS5 family transposase codes for MQLSFFDHAMKYQGGKKSMKFLNEMKEIIPFEAIEKILIEKNVYKPNKGKTGRPSIPSKILVGSLFLQNWYGLSDPMTEELIHDRISFRKFLDIRDEDTIPDETTICKFRNKLIKEEILGDIFEEVKKMMESKRLILNEGTLIDATLIHSSEPKRKKDDKGKVISNKAHDSDATYTSKRGRKHHGLKMHIATDTNGIIKKVIATTASTHDSTQFDKLTEDENKAIFADSGYMQKARKVALRAKGIFAGIVERRVRGQSKLRPKQSRNNTRFSKIRCLVELPFAFIKQHMNFRKTRYRGIEKNQQHFFMLAACYNLRRTPALVRARN; via the coding sequence ATGCAACTAAGTTTTTTTGACCATGCCATGAAATACCAAGGTGGTAAGAAGAGTATGAAGTTTTTAAATGAGATGAAAGAGATTATTCCATTTGAAGCTATTGAGAAGATACTTATAGAGAAAAATGTATACAAACCCAACAAAGGTAAGACAGGAAGACCATCTATTCCATCAAAGATATTAGTAGGCTCACTTTTTTTACAAAACTGGTATGGATTGTCAGACCCAATGACCGAAGAGCTTATACATGACCGTATAAGCTTCAGAAAGTTTCTTGATATAAGAGATGAAGATACTATTCCAGATGAAACAACTATTTGTAAATTTAGAAACAAGCTTATCAAAGAAGAGATACTTGGTGATATATTTGAAGAAGTAAAAAAGATGATGGAATCTAAAAGACTTATACTCAATGAGGGAACTCTTATAGACGCTACTCTCATCCACTCAAGCGAACCAAAGAGAAAAAAAGATGACAAGGGTAAAGTTATTTCAAATAAAGCCCATGATTCTGATGCAACCTATACTTCAAAAAGAGGTCGTAAACATCATGGATTAAAGATGCATATAGCAACTGATACAAACGGTATCATCAAAAAAGTAATAGCTACAACTGCATCAACACACGATAGTACACAGTTTGATAAGCTGACAGAAGATGAAAATAAAGCAATATTCGCAGATAGCGGCTATATGCAAAAGGCAAGAAAAGTGGCACTAAGAGCAAAAGGTATTTTTGCTGGTATAGTTGAAAGACGAGTAAGAGGTCAATCGAAACTAAGACCTAAACAATCAAGAAATAATACAAGATTCTCAAAGATAAGATGTCTCGTGGAATTACCATTCGCATTTATAAAACAACATATGAACTTCAGAAAAACCAGATATCGGGGAATAGAGAAAAATCAACAACACTTTTTTATGTTGGCTGCTTGTTATAATCTGAGACGGACACCTGCACTGGTAAGGGCTAGGAACTGA
- a CDS encoding DNA polymerase IV, giving the protein MKIHIDIDCFFVSASRIKDSSLENKAVAIGGRSDTKIFNSEAKKQTVSFENSGSFVPTFYKAYEESDDDLDAFKDANGKVRGILTTSSYEARAFGVKTAMSIREALGLCPHLIIKAPNMSLYQELSHQLHEFLASKIPIIEQASIDEFYGDLSGWIEDDDIEQFIDNLKHEIKKVLKLPVSIGAANTRYIAKLATTAAKPFGCKTIYKDELDSFIQNIPVGEFAGIGKSMKARLKSVQIHTLGELKQRRGTLESWSPYAKELYKRVSGLTDAPIQTTHRRKSIGISRTFDPLYDREELKRRVHVLSRHLNFAILKLKVIPTIFHLSIAYEMNQKSHINLSLSEIFTEKKFDSLCIKLFNKADNQRRLRVIRLSINCSSFTRDSKKELSLIGFYDEQKMKKLTDSTHELREKYGIDAIKWGSEF; this is encoded by the coding sequence ATGAAAATACATATAGATATAGACTGCTTTTTTGTAAGTGCTTCTCGTATAAAAGATTCTTCACTGGAAAATAAAGCAGTTGCTATTGGTGGAAGAAGTGATACTAAGATTTTTAATAGTGAGGCGAAAAAACAAACCGTAAGTTTTGAGAATTCAGGAAGTTTTGTTCCTACATTTTACAAGGCTTATGAAGAAAGTGATGACGACCTAGATGCATTTAAAGATGCAAATGGAAAAGTCAGAGGTATACTTACAACATCTTCTTATGAAGCAAGAGCCTTTGGTGTTAAAACTGCTATGAGCATAAGAGAAGCTTTAGGACTTTGCCCTCATCTAATCATAAAAGCACCAAATATGTCTTTATATCAAGAACTATCACATCAGTTACATGAGTTTTTAGCATCTAAGATTCCTATTATCGAACAAGCCAGTATTGATGAGTTTTATGGTGATTTAAGTGGTTGGATAGAAGATGATGACATTGAGCAGTTTATAGACAACCTTAAACATGAAATAAAAAAAGTCTTAAAACTTCCAGTTTCTATCGGAGCAGCAAACACTCGCTATATTGCTAAACTTGCAACTACTGCAGCTAAACCTTTTGGCTGTAAAACTATTTACAAAGATGAACTTGATAGTTTCATACAAAACATACCAGTTGGAGAATTTGCAGGCATTGGAAAGAGTATGAAAGCACGACTTAAGTCGGTACAGATTCATACACTCGGTGAGTTAAAACAAAGAAGAGGAACTTTAGAGTCATGGAGTCCTTATGCAAAAGAGCTATATAAAAGAGTTAGTGGACTTACAGATGCCCCCATTCAGACTACACACAGAAGAAAATCCATAGGAATATCAAGAACTTTTGACCCACTCTATGATAGAGAAGAATTAAAAAGAAGAGTTCATGTACTCTCTCGGCATCTAAACTTTGCTATATTAAAATTAAAAGTTATTCCTACTATTTTTCATCTTAGTATCGCTTATGAAATGAATCAAAAATCTCATATTAACTTATCTCTTAGTGAAATTTTTACAGAAAAAAAGTTTGACTCTTTGTGTATAAAACTTTTTAATAAAGCAGACAATCAAAGGCGACTTCGTGTTATTAGGCTTAGTATCAACTGTTCAAGTTTTACAAGGGACTCCAAAAAAGAGTTATCTCTCATAGGTTTTTATGATGAGCAAAAGATGAAAAAACTAACAGATTCTACTCACGAACTAAGAGAAAAGTATGGTATAGATGCCATAAAATGGGGAAGTGAGTTTTAA
- a CDS encoding DUF234 domain-containing protein translates to MTNSKLLEQFRSFYFRNFPDDMETQINYFSIFGGLGWDVDTSKPLTQLIEELILQNFDTLNEKIEQLTLNEPNNKRLLSALAVGDRKIFSAFKRAGLNNGNGGGALNYLQEKGIVQIEYSRESEANKISKHRISHKVLFTYPFIRFWFYFIYPHIREIKEKNYNKLFKSIQNKQNSYTSLVFEELSEVLLNYNLRDAQIISSGSYWDANMEIDILTVTDKMEIYVAECKWTNHRVNKSELHKLEEKCLKLGIKPFQIILFSKRGFSNELKSMQSKDLALYSSDNFEALLKNALNSTLIKSFIN, encoded by the coding sequence ATGACAAACTCAAAACTTTTAGAACAATTTCGTTCCTTTTATTTTAGAAATTTTCCTGATGATATGGAAACTCAAATCAACTATTTTTCCATATTTGGTGGTCTTGGTTGGGATGTTGACACTTCAAAACCACTAACACAACTCATAGAAGAACTCATACTTCAAAATTTTGATACTTTAAATGAAAAGATAGAACAACTAACACTAAATGAGCCAAATAATAAAAGACTTCTCAGTGCTTTAGCAGTTGGAGATAGAAAAATATTTTCTGCCTTTAAAAGAGCAGGTTTGAACAATGGAAATGGTGGGGGAGCATTAAATTACCTACAAGAAAAAGGCATAGTTCAGATTGAGTATTCAAGAGAATCAGAAGCTAATAAAATCTCTAAACATAGAATCTCTCATAAAGTTCTCTTCACTTACCCATTTATAAGATTTTGGTTTTACTTTATATACCCGCATATAAGAGAAATTAAAGAAAAAAACTACAACAAACTTTTTAAAAGTATTCAAAATAAACAAAATAGCTACACAAGTTTAGTATTTGAGGAGTTATCAGAAGTTTTACTAAACTACAACTTACGAGATGCTCAAATCATAAGCTCTGGAAGTTATTGGGATGCAAATATGGAGATAGATATACTTACAGTAACAGACAAAATGGAAATTTATGTAGCTGAATGTAAGTGGACAAATCATAGAGTCAATAAAAGTGAACTTCATAAACTAGAAGAAAAATGTTTAAAATTAGGAATAAAGCCCTTTCAGATAATTTTATTTTCTAAAAGAGGTTTTTCTAATGAATTAAAAAGTATGCAAAGTAAAGATTTAGCACTTTACTCTTCTGATAACTTTGAAGCACTTTTAAAAAATGCTTTAAACTCAACTCTTATAAAAAGTTTTATTAACTAA
- a CDS encoding J domain-containing protein gives MEIVLRNNLILITTGFDTLNTRWMKEFLNHHARGMLFLPKAVLVFRNETLTQIREEFLTQLSQHHAAKHQFNHQFFLRSMLKYGTQPIKIELEKLEEPQTVKVNLYAYDKDTVLISLDAPNSWVINYLRSQLEVYVERGTDSSLVVDVSDYKAKARLERALNKRHILHYQIQYTYDNHFMSKLYSDFASFSFGDLCKAEDEDKNIRLYTVLECPVGASQDALKKSYKKLVKVYHPDKIVHEHPNMISHYTQKFQLLQEAYSALRIVS, from the coding sequence ATGGAAATTGTACTTCGCAATAATCTTATTCTTATCACAACGGGATTTGATACTTTAAATACTAGATGGATGAAAGAATTTTTAAATCATCATGCAAGAGGAATGCTTTTTTTACCAAAGGCAGTTTTAGTATTTAGAAATGAAACACTTACACAAATACGAGAAGAATTTTTAACACAACTTTCACAACATCATGCTGCTAAACATCAATTTAACCATCAGTTTTTTCTGCGTTCAATGTTAAAGTATGGTACTCAACCTATAAAAATAGAGTTAGAAAAACTAGAAGAACCACAAACTGTCAAGGTCAATCTTTATGCTTATGACAAAGATACTGTTTTAATTTCTCTAGATGCTCCAAACTCATGGGTTATTAATTATCTTCGTTCACAGTTAGAAGTTTATGTAGAAAGAGGAACAGACTCTTCCTTAGTTGTAGATGTTAGTGACTACAAGGCAAAAGCAAGACTAGAGAGAGCTTTAAACAAAAGACATATCTTGCATTATCAGATTCAATATACTTACGATAATCATTTTATGTCAAAACTTTATAGTGATTTCGCTTCATTTAGTTTTGGAGATTTATGTAAGGCTGAAGATGAAGATAAAAATATTCGCCTTTACACAGTTTTAGAGTGTCCTGTTGGAGCTTCTCAAGATGCACTTAAAAAGAGTTATAAAAAACTTGTGAAAGTTTACCATCCTGATAAGATTGTACATGAGCATCCAAACATGATAAGTCACTATACTCAAAAGTTTCAACTACTTCAAGAAGCATATAGCGCACTTAGGATTGTTAGTTAA